The region TTGATGTCCATCTTCGCTCCAGGGCGCGGTTAGGGCGGGGATTTTAGCGCTTGCGGCGGATCGACGTCATTGGTCGGGTTGGAACCGAGTCTTGCAACCTTGGTCTAGGCTTTTGCGTCTGGAAACTAAACCCCAAGGAGAGTGCACCATGAGCATTTTGAGCTTTGTGAAAGAAGCAGGCGAAAAGCTTCTTGATTTGCTGACACCGGGCAACGCCAATGCCAGTGATCAGTTGAAAGCGCACATCAAAGACGTCGGCCTGGGTAACCCGAATGTGCAGGCCACGGTGGATGGCGACAAGGTCACTGTCACCGGTGAAGTCGCAAGTCAGGAAGAGAAGGAAAAGATTCTGCTGGCCGTGGGCAATATCGCCGGCGTCGGCAATGTGGACGATCAGATCACCGTGACCGGGCCGGTGGTGGTGGCCGCGAAGTTTGTCACGGTCGTGGCGGGCGACAGCCTCAGTAAAATTTCCCTGCGTGTGTACGGCGACGCCAATAAGTATCAGAAAATCTTCGACGCCAACAAACCAATGCTCAAGGATGTGAACAAGATCTATCCGGGGCAGTCGTTGCGGATTCCTGAATAAGGCTTGAGATTTGTGGCGAGGGGCTTGCCCCCGTTGGGCTGCGAAGCGGCCCCAAAATCTCTGCGGCTGCTGCGCAGCCGAACGGGGGCAAGCCCCTCGCCACAATGACCGCCTGAGGCTTTAAAGGCCTTCAATCAACTCGCGATAATCCCCAACCGCCGCAAACTCCGCCGTGTCCTTCGGCCCTTTACGGCTATCGGGCTCACGCACGGCCAACAAGTGCGCCACACCAAAATTGCGCGCACTGCGCAGGATCGGCAACGTATCGTCGATAAACAGA is a window of Pseudomonas sp. 10S4 DNA encoding:
- the lysM gene encoding peptidoglycan-binding protein LysM — protein: MSILSFVKEAGEKLLDLLTPGNANASDQLKAHIKDVGLGNPNVQATVDGDKVTVTGEVASQEEKEKILLAVGNIAGVGNVDDQITVTGPVVVAAKFVTVVAGDSLSKISLRVYGDANKYQKIFDANKPMLKDVNKIYPGQSLRIPE